The DNA segment CTCTATCAGCCATTTCTGCTACAACTCCTAAATCATGTGTTATTAATATAATACCTGCACCAATCTCAGATTGTAATTCACGAAGTAAATCTAATATTTGAGCTTGTATAGTAACATCAAGTGCAGTTGTTGGTTCATCTGCAATTAAAATATCAGGTTTACATGAAAGTGCTATAGCAATTATTATTCTTTGTCTCATACCCCCTGATAATTCATGAGGAAATTGCTTCATAACTCTTTCTGGATTACTAATTCCAACTTTTGCGATTAATTCCTTTACTCTATTTTTTCTTTCTTCTGGTGTTAAAGTTGTATGATATTTTAATCCTTCTTCTATCTGATCTCCTATTTTCATCAATGGATTTAATGCAGATAAAGGATCTTGGAATATCATTCCAATCTTTGCTCCTCTTATATTATTAAAATCTTTTTCTGTAAAATCAACTAAATTGCTTCCTTCAAAATTAATTTCTCCAGAAACTTTTGTATATATAGGGTTATGTAATCCCATTATTGATGTTGCAAGTGTTGATTTACCACATCCTGATTCACCAACTATGGCTAATACTTCATTTTTTTTCAAATCAAAACTAACGCCATCAACAGCATTATAATATGAATCTTTTATACGAAAACTTGTAATTAAATCTTTTACTTCTAATAGTATTTCATCTTGTTGTTTATCTCCCATATTTATCTACTCCTTTCACTTTTATATTAATAACTTAGTTTATATTTTACTACATTTTTAAATTTTTTTCCATATATTAACTATATAAATTATATATACAACTATATATTTTATTTATCTTTGCAATTTTCACATAAACCTTTAATATAAAACATTACTTCATCTATGGAAATATTACCTAATTTTTCTAAATCTTTTTTATAATAATCTATTTTAAAATCAATCATTTTATTACATTTTAAACACTTAAAATGTCCATGTGGATAATTTTCTACATCATATCTTATTTCATTTCCCTCTATTACAATAGCATTTGCAATCTTATTTTCTACAAAAAGATTTAAAGTATTATATACTGTTGTTTTTGACAATGTAGGTAATTCTGGCAATAAATCTTTATATATTTTATCCGCAGTTGGGTGTACATGATTTGAATTAAGATAATCAAATATTTTAATTCTATGTATCGAGGGTTTAATTCCTTTTTCTTTCAAATATTTTTCTATTTTTTGCATCTCTACCGCCTTACTTTATTATTTTACATTACCTCAAACTTTTCTTTTATTATAGTAAATTTATTCCATTTTTTAAACATTCTTCTTCTATTTCTTTAGTCCATATAGATGCTTGAACTTCTCCTATATGTGCTTTTTGTAATAAAAACATACAAATTCTTGATTGACCTAGTCCTCCACCTATTGTTAAAGGTAATTGATTATTTAATAACATTCTATGGTAATCTAAATTTTCTTTATCTTGATTACCTGAAAGTTTTAATTGTTTTTTTAATGTTTCCTTATCTACTCTAATTCCCATAGATGATAATTCAAAGGCAGATTTTAAAATATCATTCCATACTAATATATCTCCATTTAATTCCCAATCATCGTAATCTGGAGCTCTTCCATCATGTTTTTCTCCACTATTTAATGTCTTTCCTATTTGCATTAAAAATACTGCCTTATGTTTTTTAGTAATTTCATTTTCTCTTTCTTTTGAACTTAAATTTGGATACATATCTTCAAGTTCTTGAGAAGTTAAGAAATAAATATCATTAGGAAGTAATTGTTTTAAATCATGATATTTCATATTAACATATGATTCTGTAGCTAAAAATACTTTATAAATCTTAGTTACTACTTCTTTTAAAAATTCTATTCCTCTATCTCTAGTTTCTTTTGAAATAACTAACTCCCAATCCCATTGGTCTACATATATAGAATGAGTATTATCTAAATCTTCATCACGTCTAATAGCATTCATATCTGTATAGATACCATAATTTTCCTTAATTCCATATCTTTTTAAAGCCATTCTTTTCCATTTTGCAAGAGAATGTATAATTTCTATTGTATTATTTGGTTCTTCTTTCATATCAAATGATACTGGTCTTTCAATTCCACTTAAATCATCATTTAATCCTGTAGATTTTACGACAAATAAAGGAGCAGAAATTCTTGTTAAATTTAGGGCATCTGCTAAACCTCTTTCAAAAAAATCTTTTATTTCTTTAATTGCAATCTCTGTTTGCATAATATCTAAACTAGTTTTATATCCATTTGGTATTAATAAATTCATGTATCAACCTTTCAATTCACTTAATTTTAAAAATTCTTCTTCTGTTATAACTTTAATCCCTAATTTTTCTGCTTTTTCTAATTTGGAACCAGCTTTTTCTCCTATTATTAAATAATCTAAATTTTTACTTACACTTGATAAATAAATACCACCGTTTTTCTCAATAATCTCTTTAATTTCTTCACGTTTGTAATTTATAAATTTACCAGTAGCTAAAAACTTTTTATTAGTTATAAAATTATTATTTAATATTTGTTCTTTTTCAAAACTTAGGTTAAAGCCTATATTTTTAATTTCATTTATTAAAGATATATTTTCACTATCCTTAAAATAACTATATATAGATGAACTTACTTTATCTCCTATGCCCTCTATTAATACAAGTTCCTCTAAATTAGCATTAATAATATTTTCTATATTACCAAAATGTGATACAACTAATTTTGATGTAGTTTTACCAACATATTCTATACCTAAAGAATAAAATAGTTTATCAAAACTTATATGTTTAGCCTCTTCTATATTATTTAAAAGTTTTTCAATACTTTTAGCTCCCATTTTATCTAATTTTATTAATTCTTCTTTATAGTTTTCAAGTTTAAATATATCTGTAACAGATTTAATGTATCCTAAATCTACAAATCTATCAACTATTCTATTTCCTAAACCTTGAATGTTTAAAGCATCTCTACTTACAAAATATTCAATCTTTCTTTTTAATTTTTCTATACAATTAGGATTTTTACATTTAAGTGCTACTTGTCCTTCTTCCTTAATTACAACACTATTACAACTAGGACAGTTTTTTATAACTTCAATGTCTTTTTCAACACCAGTTCTTTTTTCTACTAATACCTTTACTACTTGTGGTATAATTTCAGCAGCCTTTTCAACTATTACAGTATCTCCAATTTTTAATCCTAACCTTTTTATTTCATCAATATTATGTAAAGATGCACGTCTTAAAACAGAACCAGATATATGTACTGGCTCTAATTCAGCAACAGGTGTAATTACCCCTGTTCTACCTACTTGAAAACTTATATCTAACATTTTGGTTTCTTTTTGTTCAGCCTTAAACTTATATGCAATTGCCCATCTTGGAGATTTTGCAGTATAACCTAGTAAATTATGTAAATAATATTCATTTACCTTAATTACTAAGCCATCTGTTTCATACTCTAATTTTTTTCTATTATTATCCCAATATTGAATTTCTTTTTCTAAATCTTCAATTTTACTACATTTAACAAATACTCCTGTAGTTTTAAATCCAAGTTTTTTAATATATTCTATAGACTCTAATTGTGTATTTAAACCATATTTTTCAGAATCAACTAAATAGTATAAATAACAATCAAGATTTCTATCTTTAACTATAGAATAATCAAGTTGTCTAATAGTTCCAGAAGCTACATTTCTTGGATTAGCAAAAACTGTTTCTCCATTTTCTTCTCTTTCCCTATTAATTCTTTCAAACTCTTTAAGAGGTAAAACTATTTCTCCTCTTACTTCTAAATCAATTTCATCTTTTAATATTTTAGGAATACTTGATATTTGTATTACATTTTCAGTAACATCTTCTCCTACACTACCATCTCCACGAGTAATTGCTTGTATTAATCTACCTTTTTCATAAATTAAACTAATACTCAATCCATCTAGTTTTAATTCTAAAATGTACTCAACATTACTACCAACTTCTTTTTTCACCCTCTGATCAAAAGCTTTTAAATCTTCCATAGAATATGTATTAGCAAGACTTAACATAGATTTTTTATGTCTTACCTTTTTGAATTTATCACTAGATTTTCCCCCTATAATTTCTGTTGGGGAATTTTCTAGTTTTAATTCAGGAAATTCTTTTTCTAACAATTCTACTTTTTTTAATAATTCATCATATTCTTGATCTGAAATCAAACTTTCATCTAGGTTATAGTAATGATGATTGAATATTTGTATATCTTTTATTAA comes from the Streptobacillus ratti genome and includes:
- a CDS encoding Fur family transcriptional regulator; this encodes MQKIEKYLKEKGIKPSIHRIKIFDYLNSNHVHPTADKIYKDLLPELPTLSKTTVYNTLNLFVENKIANAIVIEGNEIRYDVENYPHGHFKCLKCNKMIDFKIDYYKKDLEKLGNISIDEVMFYIKGLCENCKDK
- the asnA gene encoding aspartate--ammonia ligase, with the protein product MNLLIPNGYKTSLDIMQTEIAIKEIKDFFERGLADALNLTRISAPLFVVKSTGLNDDLSGIERPVSFDMKEEPNNTIEIIHSLAKWKRMALKRYGIKENYGIYTDMNAIRRDEDLDNTHSIYVDQWDWELVISKETRDRGIEFLKEVVTKIYKVFLATESYVNMKYHDLKQLLPNDIYFLTSQELEDMYPNLSSKERENEITKKHKAVFLMQIGKTLNSGEKHDGRAPDYDDWELNGDILVWNDILKSAFELSSMGIRVDKETLKKQLKLSGNQDKENLDYHRMLLNNQLPLTIGGGLGQSRICMFLLQKAHIGEVQASIWTKEIEEECLKNGINLL
- a CDS encoding ABC transporter ATP-binding protein, yielding MGDKQQDEILLEVKDLITSFRIKDSYYNAVDGVSFDLKKNEVLAIVGESGCGKSTLATSIMGLHNPIYTKVSGEINFEGSNLVDFTEKDFNNIRGAKIGMIFQDPLSALNPLMKIGDQIEEGLKYHTTLTPEERKNRVKELIAKVGISNPERVMKQFPHELSGGMRQRIIIAIALSCKPDILIADEPTTALDVTIQAQILDLLRELQSEIGAGIILITHDLGVVAEMADRVAVMYAGEIVEIATVYDLFKNPQHPYTKSLLSSIPQMDSNSEDDLHVIHGTVPSLKNLPRQGCRFRHRIPWINNDEHEDMPTLHEVEKGHFVRCTCYKNFYFAKEGEK
- the ligA gene encoding NAD-dependent DNA ligase LigA, producing MLLFNLDNKEEKKKEYEKLIKDIQIFNHHYYNLDESLISDQEYDELLKKVELLEKEFPELKLENSPTEIIGGKSSDKFKKVRHKKSMLSLANTYSMEDLKAFDQRVKKEVGSNVEYILELKLDGLSISLIYEKGRLIQAITRGDGSVGEDVTENVIQISSIPKILKDEIDLEVRGEIVLPLKEFERINREREENGETVFANPRNVASGTIRQLDYSIVKDRNLDCYLYYLVDSEKYGLNTQLESIEYIKKLGFKTTGVFVKCSKIEDLEKEIQYWDNNRKKLEYETDGLVIKVNEYYLHNLLGYTAKSPRWAIAYKFKAEQKETKMLDISFQVGRTGVITPVAELEPVHISGSVLRRASLHNIDEIKRLGLKIGDTVIVEKAAEIIPQVVKVLVEKRTGVEKDIEVIKNCPSCNSVVIKEEGQVALKCKNPNCIEKLKRKIEYFVSRDALNIQGLGNRIVDRFVDLGYIKSVTDIFKLENYKEELIKLDKMGAKSIEKLLNNIEEAKHISFDKLFYSLGIEYVGKTTSKLVVSHFGNIENIINANLEELVLIEGIGDKVSSSIYSYFKDSENISLINEIKNIGFNLSFEKEQILNNNFITNKKFLATGKFINYKREEIKEIIEKNGGIYLSSVSKNLDYLIIGEKAGSKLEKAEKLGIKVITEEEFLKLSELKG